A genomic region of Magnolia sinica isolate HGM2019 chromosome 6, MsV1, whole genome shotgun sequence contains the following coding sequences:
- the LOC131248087 gene encoding phosphatidylinositol 4-phosphate 5-kinase 5-like produces MHHKKSDLQIGKESTCISSDYTTPPHLHPSLPPHIQIHIPESQRTQNQNEIPTLFISTPHKRPIMNQSSSLSHSQTLTSFHSSNSPTLTTKSSSSLANTAFRIVRRLRIHLRLLLLLSLPSLYFFLSNPHRSFLLDFLSAVAFSAALLLSLNLALPRLPSIRLLLRRSFPLKLPCSSTSSSSARRPSTPVLWSIGSRPKSDKRAVSGSCVQVYSNGDVYEGEFHHGKCSGSGVYYYYMSGRYEGDWVDDKYDGYGVETWARGSRYRGQYRQGLRHGFGVYRFYTGDVYAGEWLSGQSHGCGVHTCEDGSRYVGEFKWGVKHGLGHYHFRNGDTYSGEYFADKMHGFGVYCFANGHRYEGAWHEGRRQGLGMYTFRNGETQSGHWQNGVLDTLSTQNTHAGFPVAVNHSKVLNAVQEARRAAEKAFDVARVDERVNKAVAVANKAANAARVAAVKAVQKRTNNGNEDGIPIPIV; encoded by the exons ATGCATCATAAGAAATCCGACCTCCAGATCGGGAAAGAAAGCACCTGCATCTCTTCCGATTACACAACCCcacctcatctccacccttcattaCCGCCCCACATCCAAATCCACATTCCCGAATCCCAGCGCACCCAAAACCAGAATGAAATCCCCACCCTCTTCATCTCTACCCCTCACAAGAGACCCATCATGAACCAGTCTTCTtccctttcccattcccaaaCCCTAACCTCCTTCCATTCCTCCAATTCCCCCACTCTTACAACCAAATCTTCCTCATCTCTTGCCAATACCGCCTTCCGAATCGTCCGTCGCCTCCGCATCCATCTCCGTCTCCTCCTCTTGCTTTCGCTTCCCTCCTTGTATTTCTTCCTATCCAATCCCCACCGTTCGTTCCTTCTCGACTTCTTATCTGCCGTTGCTTTCTCCGCTGCCCTCCTTCTCTCCCTCAACCTCGCCCTCCCTCGCCTCCCCTCTATCCGGCTTCTTCTCCGTCGCTCCTTCCCCCTCAAGCTCCCGTGTTCATCCACTTCCTCGTCTTCCGCCCGCCGTCCGTCCACGCCCGTCCTCTGGTCCATCGGCTCCCGGCCCAAGTCCGACAAGCGGGCTGTGTCGGGCTCCTGTGTCCAGGTCTACAGCAACGGGGATGTCTACGAGGGAGAATTCCACCACGGGAAGTGCTCTGGCAGTGGGGTCTATTACTATTACATGAGCGGACGGTATGAGGGGGACTGGGTCGACGACAAGTACGACGGGTATGGGGTCGAGACATGGGCGAGGGGGAGCCGCTACCGCGGGCAGTACAGGCAGGGGTTGAGGCATGGATTCGGGGTGTATAGGTTTTACACAGGGGATGTGTATGCCGGCGAGTGGTTGAGCGGGCAGAGCCAtgggtgtggggtccacacgtgcgaGGACGGGAGCCGGTATGTTGGGGAATTCAAGTGGGGAGTCAAGCACGGTCTCGGGCACTACCATTTCAG AAACGGGGACACGTATTCTGGGGAATATTTTGCAGACAAGATGCATGGATTTGGTGTCTATTGTTTTGCAAATGGACATCGGTATGAGGGAGCCTGGCATGAGGGAAGAAGGCAGGGACTTGGGATGTATACATTCAGAAATGGAGAGACACAGTCAGGCCACTGGCAAAATGGTGTCCTTGATACATTGAGCACACAGAACACTCATGCTGGATTTCCCGTCGCTGTCAACCATTCGAAAGTACTCAATGCAGTCCAG GAAGCTCGACGAGCAGCAGAGAAAGCATTTGATGTGGCCAGGGTTGATGAGAGGGTGAACAAGGCGGTAGCAGTGGCCAACAAAGCAGCCAATGCAGCAAGAGTAGCAGCAGTGAAAGCTGTGCAAAAGCGGACGAATAACGGCAATGAAGATGGCATACCGATCCCAATTGTGTGA